In Lactobacillus xylocopicola, the genomic stretch GTCAACTTTTAATTCGTTATTTGCGAAAAGATTTACAATTAAAAAATCAATTACAAGAAGAAATGAAACAATATAAAAAGAATAATTTTTTGACCCTAAGGATGGGCGTTACGCCGCCTTTGGGACAAAATTTCAATTTAGTGGTACTGCCACAGCTGCTGGCCAAGTATCCTCATCTAAAAACCAAAACAAGAGAGTTAAGCACAGCCGATGCGGTTAAGGCTTTTAAGGATGAGCAGCTAGACCTTTTTGTTGGCAACACTATCCGTCTTCCCAACATAGTTAATGAAAACCTGCATGCTGATGCCCAAGTTCTGGTGCTTAGCCGAAAATCAGCTTTATACCAATCCGGCAAACGAAAAATCGAATTTAATGCCAAAGACCTACAAGCACTTAATCATGAAAGCTTCATCGTTGTTGATGGACAGCGGGGATACCAAGATCTTATCAATGATTTTTTTAGTAATATGGGCATTAACTTCTATCCTCAAATTCATGTGCGCGACTCTTATACTGCTCTTAAACTTGCTGACTTGGGCTTAGGTGACATGACAACCAGTATTGAAGCTGTTAACCGGGAAATTTACCATCATATCAATTACATTGTCTTACCGCCCGATAAGATAAAAGTTGACTTTTCAATTTCGACCATTAAGTCCGGTGGGCGTTTGGCAACTGAAATAGCTTACGCTAAAAAAATCCTAAAGAGTGTGTTCACTACAGAAATTTTGGCGCACTAACTTTAAATAAGAAAAAGCAGGAGTTGATTTGAAATTCAATCCCAGCTTTTTGTATTAGTCGCTTAATTAAGGCTTAGCTATTATCTGATAGCTTGCCACCGAACACCGGATAGTGACTGGCTGAACCGTAATCAAGCGCCTTGATTTCTTTTAAGATCGCCATGTCCGCTGCAGAAATAGTAAAAGTAATTTCTGCATTCTCTTTAATATGGTCACGATGAGCCGCCTTCGGCAATACCACGGTGTTGAGTTGCCAGTCATAGCGGATACAGAGCTGAGCAACAGATACTTGATACTTGTCTGCCATCTGTTTACTAATTGGGTCGTTCAACGCTGCTCCATGGGCCACCGGCGAAAATGATTCAACCACTATACCCTGGTCT encodes the following:
- a CDS encoding LysR family transcriptional regulator, yielding MDNRLLTFLETLENSNSVSEAAKKLYLTQPYLSRTIKKYEKEYNVLLVKRDTYPIQLTPAGQLLIRYLRKDLQLKNQLQEEMKQYKKNNFLTLRMGVTPPLGQNFNLVVLPQLLAKYPHLKTKTRELSTADAVKAFKDEQLDLFVGNTIRLPNIVNENLHADAQVLVLSRKSALYQSGKRKIEFNAKDLQALNHESFIVVDGQRGYQDLINDFFSNMGINFYPQIHVRDSYTALKLADLGLGDMTTSIEAVNREIYHHINYIVLPPDKIKVDFSISTIKSGGRLATEIAYAKKILKSVFTTEILAH